From a single Brassica napus cultivar Da-Ae chromosome C9, Da-Ae, whole genome shotgun sequence genomic region:
- the LOC106440398 gene encoding vacuolar protein sorting-associated protein 45 homolog isoform X1: protein MPLLTYPSLPSLLSGDTETRNKTSSPVSISTLFQDKQKMKNIRRRREERRVVVMEMAAMTVMGTCLQLAFSLRISCVLCSFELRDTFVFQKLMYQHESGLFDFRRTESSPLLLVIDKRDDPVTPLLNQWTYQAMVHELIGLEDNKVDVRAIGSLSKDQQVQELVLSSEQDAFFKANMYENFGDIGMNIKRLVDHFQQVAKSNKNIQTVEDMARFVDSYPEYKKMQGNVSKHVTLVTEMSKLVEARKLMLVSQTEQDLACNGGSWN from the exons ATGCCTCTGCTCACATATCCATCGTTACCCTCTCTCCTCTCCGGAGACacagaaacaagaaacaaaacttcGTCACCTGTCTCCATCTCCACCTTGTTTCA GGATAAAcagaagatgaagaacatcaggagacggagagaagagagaagagttGTAGTGATGGAGATGGCGGCTATGACTGTGATGGGAACTTGTCTCCAACTTGCTTTTAGTCTGAGAATTTCGTGTGTCCTGTGTTCATTTGAACTGAGAGATACTTTTGTGTTTCAGAAATTGATGTATCAGCATGAAAGCGGTCTTTTCGATTTTAGACGGACTGAAAGCTCTCCGTTGCTGCTTGTAATTGACAAAAGAGATGACCCGGTTACCCCATTGCTTAATCAGTGGACATATCAG GCAATGGTGCACGAACTCATAGGACTTGAGGATAATAAAGTTGACGTGAGAGCCATTGGAAGTCTTTCAAAAGATCAGCAAGTT CAGGAGTTGGTTTTATCATCAGAACAAGATGCATTCTTCAAAGCTaacatgtatgaaaattttggGGATATCGGAATGAACATCAAGCGATTGGTCGATCACTTTCAGCAGGTGGCCAAGAGTAACAAAAATATCCAGACAGTAG AGGACATGGCCAGATTTGTTGACAGCTACCCTGAGTACAAAAAAATGCAAGGCAACGTGTCAAAGCATGTAACCCTGGTTACTGAAATGAGCAAGCTAGTTGAAGCAAGGAAACTGATGCTGGTTTCACAAACAGAGCAGGACTTGGCTTGCAATGGTGGCTCGTGGAATTAA
- the LOC106440398 gene encoding vacuolar protein sorting-associated protein 45 homolog isoform X2 — MPLLTYPSLPSLLSGDTETRNKTSSPVSISTLFQDKQKMKNIRRRREERRVVVMEMAAMTVMGTCLQLAFSLRISCVLCSFELRDTFVFQKLMYQHESGLFDFRRTESSPLLLVIDKRDDPVTPLLNQWTYQAMVHELIGLEDNKVDVRAIGSLSKDQQVELVLSSEQDAFFKANMYENFGDIGMNIKRLVDHFQQVAKSNKNIQTVEDMARFVDSYPEYKKMQGNVSKHVTLVTEMSKLVEARKLMLVSQTEQDLACNGGSWN, encoded by the exons ATGCCTCTGCTCACATATCCATCGTTACCCTCTCTCCTCTCCGGAGACacagaaacaagaaacaaaacttcGTCACCTGTCTCCATCTCCACCTTGTTTCA GGATAAAcagaagatgaagaacatcaggagacggagagaagagagaagagttGTAGTGATGGAGATGGCGGCTATGACTGTGATGGGAACTTGTCTCCAACTTGCTTTTAGTCTGAGAATTTCGTGTGTCCTGTGTTCATTTGAACTGAGAGATACTTTTGTGTTTCAGAAATTGATGTATCAGCATGAAAGCGGTCTTTTCGATTTTAGACGGACTGAAAGCTCTCCGTTGCTGCTTGTAATTGACAAAAGAGATGACCCGGTTACCCCATTGCTTAATCAGTGGACATATCAG GCAATGGTGCACGAACTCATAGGACTTGAGGATAATAAAGTTGACGTGAGAGCCATTGGAAGTCTTTCAAAAGATCAGCAAGTT GAGTTGGTTTTATCATCAGAACAAGATGCATTCTTCAAAGCTaacatgtatgaaaattttggGGATATCGGAATGAACATCAAGCGATTGGTCGATCACTTTCAGCAGGTGGCCAAGAGTAACAAAAATATCCAGACAGTAG AGGACATGGCCAGATTTGTTGACAGCTACCCTGAGTACAAAAAAATGCAAGGCAACGTGTCAAAGCATGTAACCCTGGTTACTGAAATGAGCAAGCTAGTTGAAGCAAGGAAACTGATGCTGGTTTCACAAACAGAGCAGGACTTGGCTTGCAATGGTGGCTCGTGGAATTAA
- the LOC106440398 gene encoding vacuolar protein sorting-associated protein 45 homolog isoform X3 produces the protein MPLLTYPSLPSLLSGDTETRNKTSSPVSISTLFQDKQKMKNIRRRREERRVVVMEMAAMTVMGTCLQLAFSLRISCVLCSFELRDTFVFQKLMYQHESGLFDFRRTESSPLLLVIDKRDDPAMVHELIGLEDNKVDVRAIGSLSKDQQVQELVLSSEQDAFFKANMYENFGDIGMNIKRLVDHFQQVAKSNKNIQTVEDMARFVDSYPEYKKMQGNVSKHVTLVTEMSKLVEARKLMLVSQTEQDLACNGGSWN, from the exons ATGCCTCTGCTCACATATCCATCGTTACCCTCTCTCCTCTCCGGAGACacagaaacaagaaacaaaacttcGTCACCTGTCTCCATCTCCACCTTGTTTCA GGATAAAcagaagatgaagaacatcaggagacggagagaagagagaagagttGTAGTGATGGAGATGGCGGCTATGACTGTGATGGGAACTTGTCTCCAACTTGCTTTTAGTCTGAGAATTTCGTGTGTCCTGTGTTCATTTGAACTGAGAGATACTTTTGTGTTTCAGAAATTGATGTATCAGCATGAAAGCGGTCTTTTCGATTTTAGACGGACTGAAAGCTCTCCGTTGCTGCTTGTAATTGACAAAAGAGATGACCCG GCAATGGTGCACGAACTCATAGGACTTGAGGATAATAAAGTTGACGTGAGAGCCATTGGAAGTCTTTCAAAAGATCAGCAAGTT CAGGAGTTGGTTTTATCATCAGAACAAGATGCATTCTTCAAAGCTaacatgtatgaaaattttggGGATATCGGAATGAACATCAAGCGATTGGTCGATCACTTTCAGCAGGTGGCCAAGAGTAACAAAAATATCCAGACAGTAG AGGACATGGCCAGATTTGTTGACAGCTACCCTGAGTACAAAAAAATGCAAGGCAACGTGTCAAAGCATGTAACCCTGGTTACTGAAATGAGCAAGCTAGTTGAAGCAAGGAAACTGATGCTGGTTTCACAAACAGAGCAGGACTTGGCTTGCAATGGTGGCTCGTGGAATTAA
- the LOC106440398 gene encoding vacuolar protein sorting-associated protein 45 homolog isoform X4: MPLLTYPSLPSLLSGDTETRNKTSSPVSISTLFQDKQKMKNIRRRREERRVVVMEMAAMTVMGTCLQLAFSLRISCVLCSFELRDTFVFQKLMYQHESGLFDFRRTESSPLLLVIDKRDDPAMVHELIGLEDNKVDVRAIGSLSKDQQVELVLSSEQDAFFKANMYENFGDIGMNIKRLVDHFQQVAKSNKNIQTVEDMARFVDSYPEYKKMQGNVSKHVTLVTEMSKLVEARKLMLVSQTEQDLACNGGSWN; the protein is encoded by the exons ATGCCTCTGCTCACATATCCATCGTTACCCTCTCTCCTCTCCGGAGACacagaaacaagaaacaaaacttcGTCACCTGTCTCCATCTCCACCTTGTTTCA GGATAAAcagaagatgaagaacatcaggagacggagagaagagagaagagttGTAGTGATGGAGATGGCGGCTATGACTGTGATGGGAACTTGTCTCCAACTTGCTTTTAGTCTGAGAATTTCGTGTGTCCTGTGTTCATTTGAACTGAGAGATACTTTTGTGTTTCAGAAATTGATGTATCAGCATGAAAGCGGTCTTTTCGATTTTAGACGGACTGAAAGCTCTCCGTTGCTGCTTGTAATTGACAAAAGAGATGACCCG GCAATGGTGCACGAACTCATAGGACTTGAGGATAATAAAGTTGACGTGAGAGCCATTGGAAGTCTTTCAAAAGATCAGCAAGTT GAGTTGGTTTTATCATCAGAACAAGATGCATTCTTCAAAGCTaacatgtatgaaaattttggGGATATCGGAATGAACATCAAGCGATTGGTCGATCACTTTCAGCAGGTGGCCAAGAGTAACAAAAATATCCAGACAGTAG AGGACATGGCCAGATTTGTTGACAGCTACCCTGAGTACAAAAAAATGCAAGGCAACGTGTCAAAGCATGTAACCCTGGTTACTGAAATGAGCAAGCTAGTTGAAGCAAGGAAACTGATGCTGGTTTCACAAACAGAGCAGGACTTGGCTTGCAATGGTGGCTCGTGGAATTAA
- the LOC106440398 gene encoding vacuolar protein sorting-associated protein 45 homolog isoform X8: protein MPLLTYPSLPSLLSGDTETRNKTSSPVSISTLFQDKQKMKNIRRRREERRVVVMEMAAMTVMGTCLQLAFSLRISCVLCSFELRDTFVFQKLMYQHESGLFDFRRTESSPLLLVIDKRDDPVTPLLNQWTYQAMVHELIGLEDNKVDVRAIGSLSKDQQVELVLSSEQDAFFKANMYENFGDIGMNIKRLVDHFQQVAKSNKNIQTVDLLTATLSTKKCKATCQSM from the exons ATGCCTCTGCTCACATATCCATCGTTACCCTCTCTCCTCTCCGGAGACacagaaacaagaaacaaaacttcGTCACCTGTCTCCATCTCCACCTTGTTTCA GGATAAAcagaagatgaagaacatcaggagacggagagaagagagaagagttGTAGTGATGGAGATGGCGGCTATGACTGTGATGGGAACTTGTCTCCAACTTGCTTTTAGTCTGAGAATTTCGTGTGTCCTGTGTTCATTTGAACTGAGAGATACTTTTGTGTTTCAGAAATTGATGTATCAGCATGAAAGCGGTCTTTTCGATTTTAGACGGACTGAAAGCTCTCCGTTGCTGCTTGTAATTGACAAAAGAGATGACCCGGTTACCCCATTGCTTAATCAGTGGACATATCAG GCAATGGTGCACGAACTCATAGGACTTGAGGATAATAAAGTTGACGTGAGAGCCATTGGAAGTCTTTCAAAAGATCAGCAAGTT GAGTTGGTTTTATCATCAGAACAAGATGCATTCTTCAAAGCTaacatgtatgaaaattttggGGATATCGGAATGAACATCAAGCGATTGGTCGATCACTTTCAGCAGGTGGCCAAGAGTAACAAAAATATCCAGACAGTAG ATTTGTTGACAGCTACCCTGAGTACAAAAAAATGCAAGGCAACGTGTCAAAGCATGTAA
- the LOC106440398 gene encoding vacuolar protein sorting-associated protein 45 homolog isoform X6: protein MPLLTYPSLPSLLSGDTETRNKTSSPVSISTLFQDKQKMKNIRRRREERRVVVMEMAAMTVMGTCLQLAFSLRISCVLCSFELRDTFVFQKLMYQHESGLFDFRRTESSPLLLVIDKRDDPVTPLLNQWTYQAMVHELIGLEDNKVDVRAIGSLSKDQQVELVLSSEQDAFFKANMYENFGDIGMNIKRLVDHFQQVAKSNKNIQTVGKYMRTWPDLLTATLSTKKCKATCQSM from the exons ATGCCTCTGCTCACATATCCATCGTTACCCTCTCTCCTCTCCGGAGACacagaaacaagaaacaaaacttcGTCACCTGTCTCCATCTCCACCTTGTTTCA GGATAAAcagaagatgaagaacatcaggagacggagagaagagagaagagttGTAGTGATGGAGATGGCGGCTATGACTGTGATGGGAACTTGTCTCCAACTTGCTTTTAGTCTGAGAATTTCGTGTGTCCTGTGTTCATTTGAACTGAGAGATACTTTTGTGTTTCAGAAATTGATGTATCAGCATGAAAGCGGTCTTTTCGATTTTAGACGGACTGAAAGCTCTCCGTTGCTGCTTGTAATTGACAAAAGAGATGACCCGGTTACCCCATTGCTTAATCAGTGGACATATCAG GCAATGGTGCACGAACTCATAGGACTTGAGGATAATAAAGTTGACGTGAGAGCCATTGGAAGTCTTTCAAAAGATCAGCAAGTT GAGTTGGTTTTATCATCAGAACAAGATGCATTCTTCAAAGCTaacatgtatgaaaattttggGGATATCGGAATGAACATCAAGCGATTGGTCGATCACTTTCAGCAGGTGGCCAAGAGTAACAAAAATATCCAGACAGTAGGTAAATATATG AGGACATGGCCAGATTTGTTGACAGCTACCCTGAGTACAAAAAAATGCAAGGCAACGTGTCAAAGCATGTAA
- the LOC106440398 gene encoding vacuolar protein sorting-associated protein 45 homolog isoform X5: MPLLTYPSLPSLLSGDTETRNKTSSPVSISTLFQDKQKMKNIRRRREERRVVVMEMAAMTVMGTCLQLAFSLRISCVLCSFELRDTFVFQKLMYQHESGLFDFRRTESSPLLLVIDKRDDPVTPLLNQWTYQAMVHELIGLEDNKVDVRAIGSLSKDQQVQELVLSSEQDAFFKANMYENFGDIGMNIKRLVDHFQQVAKSNKNIQTVGKYMRTWPDLLTATLSTKKCKATCQSM; the protein is encoded by the exons ATGCCTCTGCTCACATATCCATCGTTACCCTCTCTCCTCTCCGGAGACacagaaacaagaaacaaaacttcGTCACCTGTCTCCATCTCCACCTTGTTTCA GGATAAAcagaagatgaagaacatcaggagacggagagaagagagaagagttGTAGTGATGGAGATGGCGGCTATGACTGTGATGGGAACTTGTCTCCAACTTGCTTTTAGTCTGAGAATTTCGTGTGTCCTGTGTTCATTTGAACTGAGAGATACTTTTGTGTTTCAGAAATTGATGTATCAGCATGAAAGCGGTCTTTTCGATTTTAGACGGACTGAAAGCTCTCCGTTGCTGCTTGTAATTGACAAAAGAGATGACCCGGTTACCCCATTGCTTAATCAGTGGACATATCAG GCAATGGTGCACGAACTCATAGGACTTGAGGATAATAAAGTTGACGTGAGAGCCATTGGAAGTCTTTCAAAAGATCAGCAAGTT CAGGAGTTGGTTTTATCATCAGAACAAGATGCATTCTTCAAAGCTaacatgtatgaaaattttggGGATATCGGAATGAACATCAAGCGATTGGTCGATCACTTTCAGCAGGTGGCCAAGAGTAACAAAAATATCCAGACAGTAGGTAAATATATG AGGACATGGCCAGATTTGTTGACAGCTACCCTGAGTACAAAAAAATGCAAGGCAACGTGTCAAAGCATGTAA
- the LOC106440398 gene encoding vacuolar protein sorting-associated protein 45 homolog isoform X7, giving the protein MPLLTYPSLPSLLSGDTETRNKTSSPVSISTLFQDKQKMKNIRRRREERRVVVMEMAAMTVMGTCLQLAFSLRISCVLCSFELRDTFVFQKLMYQHESGLFDFRRTESSPLLLVIDKRDDPVTPLLNQWTYQAMVHELIGLEDNKVDVRAIGSLSKDQQVQELVLSSEQDAFFKANMYENFGDIGMNIKRLVDHFQQVAKSNKNIQTVDLLTATLSTKKCKATCQSM; this is encoded by the exons ATGCCTCTGCTCACATATCCATCGTTACCCTCTCTCCTCTCCGGAGACacagaaacaagaaacaaaacttcGTCACCTGTCTCCATCTCCACCTTGTTTCA GGATAAAcagaagatgaagaacatcaggagacggagagaagagagaagagttGTAGTGATGGAGATGGCGGCTATGACTGTGATGGGAACTTGTCTCCAACTTGCTTTTAGTCTGAGAATTTCGTGTGTCCTGTGTTCATTTGAACTGAGAGATACTTTTGTGTTTCAGAAATTGATGTATCAGCATGAAAGCGGTCTTTTCGATTTTAGACGGACTGAAAGCTCTCCGTTGCTGCTTGTAATTGACAAAAGAGATGACCCGGTTACCCCATTGCTTAATCAGTGGACATATCAG GCAATGGTGCACGAACTCATAGGACTTGAGGATAATAAAGTTGACGTGAGAGCCATTGGAAGTCTTTCAAAAGATCAGCAAGTT CAGGAGTTGGTTTTATCATCAGAACAAGATGCATTCTTCAAAGCTaacatgtatgaaaattttggGGATATCGGAATGAACATCAAGCGATTGGTCGATCACTTTCAGCAGGTGGCCAAGAGTAACAAAAATATCCAGACAGTAG ATTTGTTGACAGCTACCCTGAGTACAAAAAAATGCAAGGCAACGTGTCAAAGCATGTAA
- the LOC106440398 gene encoding vacuolar protein sorting-associated protein 45 homolog isoform X9 — translation MPLLTYPSLPSLLSGDTETRNKTSSPVSISTLFQDKQKMKNIRRRREERRVVVMEMAAMTVMGTCLQLAFSLRISCVLCSFELRDTFVFQKLMYQHESGLFDFRRTESSPLLLVIDKRDDPVTPLLNQWTYQAMVHELIGLEDNKVDVRAIGSLSKDQQVQELVLSSEQDAFFKANMYENFGDIGMNIKRLVDHFQQVAKSNKNIQTVGKYMIC, via the exons ATGCCTCTGCTCACATATCCATCGTTACCCTCTCTCCTCTCCGGAGACacagaaacaagaaacaaaacttcGTCACCTGTCTCCATCTCCACCTTGTTTCA GGATAAAcagaagatgaagaacatcaggagacggagagaagagagaagagttGTAGTGATGGAGATGGCGGCTATGACTGTGATGGGAACTTGTCTCCAACTTGCTTTTAGTCTGAGAATTTCGTGTGTCCTGTGTTCATTTGAACTGAGAGATACTTTTGTGTTTCAGAAATTGATGTATCAGCATGAAAGCGGTCTTTTCGATTTTAGACGGACTGAAAGCTCTCCGTTGCTGCTTGTAATTGACAAAAGAGATGACCCGGTTACCCCATTGCTTAATCAGTGGACATATCAG GCAATGGTGCACGAACTCATAGGACTTGAGGATAATAAAGTTGACGTGAGAGCCATTGGAAGTCTTTCAAAAGATCAGCAAGTT CAGGAGTTGGTTTTATCATCAGAACAAGATGCATTCTTCAAAGCTaacatgtatgaaaattttggGGATATCGGAATGAACATCAAGCGATTGGTCGATCACTTTCAGCAGGTGGCCAAGAGTAACAAAAATATCCAGACAGTAGGTAAATATATG ATTTGTTGA
- the LOC106440398 gene encoding vacuolar protein sorting-associated protein 45 homolog isoform X10, with protein sequence MPLLTYPSLPSLLSGDTETRNKTSSPVSISTLFQDKQKMKNIRRRREERRVVVMEMAAMTVMGTCLQLAFSLRISCVLCSFELRDTFVFQKLMYQHESGLFDFRRTESSPLLLVIDKRDDPVTPLLNQWTYQAMVHELIGLEDNKVDVRAIGSLSKDQQVELVLSSEQDAFFKANMYENFGDIGMNIKRLVDHFQQVAKSNKNIQTVGKYMIC encoded by the exons ATGCCTCTGCTCACATATCCATCGTTACCCTCTCTCCTCTCCGGAGACacagaaacaagaaacaaaacttcGTCACCTGTCTCCATCTCCACCTTGTTTCA GGATAAAcagaagatgaagaacatcaggagacggagagaagagagaagagttGTAGTGATGGAGATGGCGGCTATGACTGTGATGGGAACTTGTCTCCAACTTGCTTTTAGTCTGAGAATTTCGTGTGTCCTGTGTTCATTTGAACTGAGAGATACTTTTGTGTTTCAGAAATTGATGTATCAGCATGAAAGCGGTCTTTTCGATTTTAGACGGACTGAAAGCTCTCCGTTGCTGCTTGTAATTGACAAAAGAGATGACCCGGTTACCCCATTGCTTAATCAGTGGACATATCAG GCAATGGTGCACGAACTCATAGGACTTGAGGATAATAAAGTTGACGTGAGAGCCATTGGAAGTCTTTCAAAAGATCAGCAAGTT GAGTTGGTTTTATCATCAGAACAAGATGCATTCTTCAAAGCTaacatgtatgaaaattttggGGATATCGGAATGAACATCAAGCGATTGGTCGATCACTTTCAGCAGGTGGCCAAGAGTAACAAAAATATCCAGACAGTAGGTAAATATATG ATTTGTTGA
- the LOC106442596 gene encoding transcription factor HEC3-like, translated as MTLKFSHIKQTQSMNNNNMNPSLDQNYTWNNIIMNNKNDHHHNDPIDMAMNQHTQLHIFNPFTSSSSSFHFPPLSSSLTTTTFFSGDQEEEEDEEEPVEELSAMKEMMYKIAAMQPVDIDPATVKKPKRRNVRISDDPQSVAARQRRERISERIRILQRLVPGGTKMDTASMLDEAIRYVKFLKRQIRLLNNPPPPQDQASQVVTTSWVSQPPPPDFGGGGGGDWYKSGENSINSN; from the coding sequence ATGACATTGAAATTTTCACATATCAAACAAACACAGagtatgaataataataatatgaacCCATCTCTCGACCAAAATTACACTTGGAACAACATCATCATGAACAACAAGAATGACCATCATCATAACGATCCGATCGATATGGCCATGAACCAACACACTCAACTCCACATCTTCAATCCTTTcacttcatcatcttcttcttttcatttcCCGCCTCTCTCTTCTTCCCTCACAACCACCACGTTTTTCTCCggagatcaagaagaagaggaagacgaagaagagccTGTAGAGGAACTCAGTGCTATGAAAGAGATGATGTACAAGATCGCAGCCATGCAGCCCGTCGACATTGATCCAGCAACCGTCAAGAAACCCAAACGCCGTAACGTTAGAATCTCCGACGACCCTCAGAGCGTGGCGGCGAGGCAACGCCGCGAGAGAATCAGCGAGAGGATCAGAATCCTCCAGAGACTCGTGCCGGGTGGCACCAAGATGGATACAGCTTCAATGCTGGACGAAGCCATACGCTACGTCAAGTTCTTGAAACGGCAGATACGGCTTCTTAATAATCCTCCGCCGCCGcaagatcaagcttctcaagtgGTGACGACGTCATGGGTTTCGCAGCCACCACCGCCAGATTTCggcggtggtggaggaggagattGGTATAAATCAGGTGAAAATTCCATTAATAGTAACTAA